One Fusobacterium ulcerans DNA segment encodes these proteins:
- a CDS encoding Na+/H+ antiporter NhaC family protein, whose product MGIIAIIKLVPVLVLAALMMSGFDALIAAPLATIVAAAVAMWTEKKNFSHVLDAAITNVREITIALFILMAAYAMAEVFMATGVGASIINMALTLGITGKTVALVGAIVTSILSIATGTSWGTFAACAPIFLWLNHIVGGNILLTVGAIAGGACFGDNIGLISDTTIVSSGIQGVEVVRRVKHQGVWSGLVLLFGIVSFGIAGMIMVPSSVAGNGAEAISQIPAEVWAKLAEERESAVILLNQVRDGVPYYMIIPLILVLITAFMGYQTFICLFLGIASAYILGRFAGTVTSTDSFLNDLIMSGFAGAGGWVVVMMMWVAAFGGIMKMMDAFKPLSDLLGRISRNVRQLMFWNAVLSIFGNMALADEMAQIVTIGPIIKNLVEKNVVASEEDMYTLKLRNATFSDAMGVFGSQLIPWHVYIGFYIGIAATVYPLHEFVPMDIIKYNFIAYIAVFSMLILTLTGWDRFIPKFALPREPKVRLKTKEEIAADEAALRV is encoded by the coding sequence ATGGGAATAATAGCAATAATTAAATTAGTACCAGTATTGGTTTTGGCAGCACTTATGATGAGCGGGTTTGATGCTTTAATAGCAGCACCATTAGCAACAATAGTTGCAGCAGCAGTAGCAATGTGGACAGAAAAGAAAAACTTTTCACATGTTTTAGATGCTGCAATAACAAATGTAAGAGAGATAACTATTGCATTGTTTATTCTAATGGCAGCATATGCTATGGCTGAAGTATTTATGGCAACTGGAGTAGGAGCATCAATCATCAATATGGCATTGACTCTTGGAATTACAGGGAAAACAGTTGCTCTTGTAGGAGCAATAGTGACATCTATATTGTCAATAGCTACTGGAACAAGCTGGGGAACATTTGCAGCCTGTGCACCTATCTTCTTATGGCTTAATCACATAGTTGGAGGAAATATTCTGTTAACTGTTGGAGCTATAGCAGGTGGAGCATGCTTTGGTGACAACATTGGTCTTATTTCAGATACTACAATAGTAAGTTCTGGAATACAGGGAGTAGAAGTTGTCAGAAGAGTAAAACATCAAGGTGTATGGTCTGGATTAGTATTGTTATTTGGAATAGTATCTTTTGGTATAGCAGGAATGATTATGGTACCTTCATCAGTAGCTGGAAATGGAGCAGAAGCTATTAGTCAAATACCAGCAGAAGTATGGGCAAAACTAGCTGAAGAGAGAGAATCAGCAGTTATATTGCTGAATCAAGTAAGAGATGGAGTTCCATATTATATGATAATACCATTAATATTAGTTCTTATTACAGCATTTATGGGATATCAGACATTTATATGCCTATTCTTAGGAATAGCATCAGCTTATATTTTAGGAAGATTTGCAGGTACAGTAACTAGCACTGACTCTTTCTTGAATGATCTAATCATGTCAGGATTTGCAGGAGCAGGAGGTTGGGTTGTTGTAATGATGATGTGGGTAGCAGCATTTGGTGGAATAATGAAAATGATGGATGCTTTTAAACCATTATCAGATCTTCTAGGAAGAATATCAAGAAATGTAAGACAGCTTATGTTCTGGAATGCTGTTCTTTCAATATTTGGAAATATGGCTCTTGCAGATGAGATGGCTCAAATAGTTACTATTGGACCTATCATTAAGAACCTTGTAGAAAAAAATGTAGTTGCCAGTGAAGAAGATATGTATACACTGAAATTGAGAAATGCAACATTCAGTGACGCAATGGGAGTATTTGGATCACAATTAATTCCATGGCATGTATACATAGGATTTTATATTGGTATAGCAGCTACAGTTTATCCTTTACATGAATTTGTGCCTATGGACATAATAAAATATAATTTTATTGCGTACATAGCTGTTTTTAGTATGCTTATTTTAACATTGACTGGATGGGATAGATTTATACCTAAATTTGCTCTGCCTAGAGAGCCAAAAGTAAGATTAAAAACAAAAGAAGAGATAGCAGCAGATGAGGCAGCTCTTCGTGTATAG
- the gltS gene encoding sodium/glutamate symporter: MLTVNFNMAETLAVAIVVLLLGREVKKRVNFLEKFFIPAPVVGGVIFSILLLIGNNTGAFTFNFDGVLKDFLMLIFFTTIGFTASGKLLKKGGVGVVIFLITATVLVIIQDVVGVSMAKVFGLNPLLGLAVGSIPLTGGHGTSGAFGPVLEQLGVTGGLSVSIAAATYGLIAGCLIGGPIAKRLKEKYNLKPNLEETGMSIEELEDATVNPVSESTLFDAVVVISLAMGIGYWIAPFLKTYGVVIPAYIGPMFIAAIIRNIADMSKKELPMKEISITGNIALSLFLAMALMTLKLWELAALAVPIVTILLIQTVIMAAYAYFITFNFNGKDYDAAVIATGHCGFGLGATPNAMANMEVFTKENGPATRAFFVLPIVGALFIDFTNATVITFFINMFK; the protein is encoded by the coding sequence ATGTTGACAGTAAACTTTAATATGGCAGAAACACTGGCGGTTGCAATAGTTGTACTTTTACTTGGTAGAGAGGTTAAGAAAAGAGTTAATTTTCTTGAAAAATTCTTTATCCCTGCTCCAGTTGTAGGAGGAGTTATATTTTCTATACTTCTATTGATTGGTAATAACACTGGTGCTTTTACCTTTAATTTTGATGGTGTCTTGAAAGATTTTCTAATGCTGATATTCTTTACTACAATAGGATTTACTGCAAGTGGAAAACTGTTGAAAAAAGGTGGAGTTGGAGTTGTTATATTCTTAATAACTGCCACAGTTCTTGTAATAATTCAAGACGTAGTTGGAGTTTCAATGGCTAAAGTTTTTGGACTTAATCCATTACTTGGACTAGCTGTAGGTTCTATTCCATTAACAGGAGGACATGGAACTTCTGGAGCTTTTGGACCAGTTCTAGAACAATTAGGAGTTACTGGAGGACTTTCAGTTTCAATAGCTGCTGCAACTTATGGATTAATTGCAGGATGTCTAATTGGTGGACCAATTGCTAAAAGACTTAAAGAAAAATATAATTTAAAACCAAATTTAGAAGAAACAGGAATGTCAATTGAAGAATTAGAAGATGCAACTGTTAATCCTGTTTCAGAATCTACTTTATTTGATGCAGTAGTTGTTATATCATTGGCAATGGGAATTGGATACTGGATAGCACCATTCTTGAAAACTTATGGAGTAGTAATTCCAGCATATATTGGACCAATGTTTATCGCTGCTATAATCAGAAATATAGCTGATATGTCGAAAAAAGAGCTTCCTATGAAAGAAATATCTATCACAGGAAATATAGCACTGTCTCTATTCTTGGCAATGGCATTAATGACATTGAAATTGTGGGAACTTGCTGCACTTGCTGTACCAATAGTAACAATACTATTAATACAAACAGTGATCATGGCAGCTTATGCATACTTTATTACATTCAATTTCAATGGAAAAGACTACGATGCTGCTGTTATAGCAACAGGACACTGTGGATTTGGACTTGGAGCAACTCCAAATGCAATGGCTAACATGGAAGTATTTACTAAAGAAAATGGGCCTGCAACAAGAGCTTTCTTTGTTCTACCTATCGTTGGAGCATTATTTATAGATTTTACAAACGCAACAGTAATAACATTTTTCATCAATATGTTTAAATAA